The DNA segment CTTTCGCACATGAGGTATCCACAAATATTGCTCAGCGATTTTTTCTTTCACAATAGTTCAGTTATTTTCCTCAAAGGTGTAGTATCTGATAAGAGCCTCCACCAATGTGTTCCTAACAGAATTACAGCCTAGCTTATCTTTTACCCGCTGATTCCTCCATAGCTGTTTTTCTATTGTACTCTTGCCACGTTGGAACATGCGCGCATGACAACTGCATTCTGAAGGGCTGCATTGTTAAAAATTAGGCTCACCGAGCCTTTTAAAAACAAAGAGTGAACAAAACAACAAGTTTACATGAGCAGGAGGACACCAAATGAGAGAATATCTGCCATCAACTCCAACTCAACTCGTGTAATCACGTATGCAAGACGGTGTCAGTTACTGAGAGTTGTCACTCATTTACAAACCATTTCCCTCCACAGTTTCTGAAGTAAGCCCTTTTATTTAGCTGGTTATTGGCTTGTTCATGCCCACGTGTTTACTGTGTTTATAATTCATATCCAAGTGCTTTGTTTTTGTGACTCGTGATTACCATCTTTCCTCCCTTCTTAAGTAGTGTCCCATAAGGGCCCTTAAACGGCAGCCGAAACGGTTTTATGACAGTTCTATGAGATTCATGGATTCGAATGTATGAATATTGTAGGCGAAGCATAACAAGTTGTTTAGCCCTAGCATTTAAAgtggtgatgatgatgtaatCACCGATTTAAGTCGCGACAATCTTCAGGCTTCTGCTCATTGCGCCAGAGAAGTGCAAAAAAACTTGACAATGATGTCACTGTGACATCACTGATCTCTGCTGTCTTCGCCCACATCCTGCCATGTGTCATCGATcccaccaaaaaacaaaaaaaaaatgcgttattTGCCTTCGATGGCGTTGGATTTCTTCCCCCGCCGCTGTAGATGACGTCATCATCGGGATCCCTACACGCCGCTGTAGAGTGTGGAGAAGCCTGAATAGCGCCGCAGATCATTTCAGCGATTCAGCAGATTTAGCGCATTCTTTTATGCGCTAGCCAAAAAAGACTTCACATGCTTTACCTGCAGCTTCCACACATTCGACCCATTTAATGCACAGATGGTGGAAACAGCGAGACTGATGCAGGGCAAGACAAAGGGGCACACTCACACAGAACACCACTGGTGTTGTGTGCATGCCTCTTTGCCTTGTCCTTCGTCAGTTGAGCCGGCTACACAATCTGTGCAATATgaaacaactagcccagcaatttactctattgACGGAGTTTAGCAGCAGCTTATTATGTGAACCAGAACAGAGTTGGCTCACTAAAAGCAACTAATAGTCGAAGAGTGCTATAGGGCTAAGAAGGGTTCACATTGGCGCCTTGTAAGAAAATCAAGCAAATGATTTCAACAGAGGCTTACATTCAACGATTCGTATGGAGGGAACAGCCCTTCGACTGCTCGCAGTAGCATCATGCATTGAATGCACCAACCGATTAGCGCATTTGGTTACGCTACCGTGAGCACACATCTCAGCGTATTAGGCAACAGAGGAAATGACGTGAAGCTCTCCGAGTTGCGAACAGCACTCTAAGCCTTTTAACCgctgcatttttcttctcttAGCTCCAGTTTTCATGATGAAATGCAAGATGTCGCTGCGTCAGGCGCCTAAATGAAGAACTTTTAATTCCGACGCTGCTGTTCGTTGACTATAGAGCGACACCGGGCCACAGCCCCTTGCCACGCATGCCATGCCATGCTGTTCCTGGAATGAGATTGCCGCGTGCTTGCTAGCAACGGCGAAATGGATGAGTTCTTCGACACAACGAGaactaaagaaataaaagtgTTGAACCAAATCCACAAGAATGTTCATACGTAACACCGCATCGTGATTGCAATGCTCTCCTTCGCAAGCCAATCGCGGCAGGAAACGAGATTATGGCCGGGGCACCCAACACTCAAAAAACGGGTATCGTAGACAATAGCTTACCGTGTCAGTCTCTTAGTGATCGATAACCGGGTTCGTTTATTTATTAAAAAACATTAAGCGCAAAACCACTGCTTTCTTGTTTACTTAAGCTCCGCACTAAAGATATAAGAAAAACGTGCTCGTTGTAAAATGAATTAGGAGCTTCCCTGAGAATGCGTTATCATCACTTCCCTTGAAAGCGTGTTTACTATGCTACACATAACAAAAATATGGCAACTGTGACCTTCTGTGAGTTTTGCCGTAACCTATCTCATCAGGACCTCTTCCAGGACTTTCGAGGTGTCCAGGTTTCTAACCTCCGTGTGTACTCAAACAAAGAAGCCCCATTTAGTATAATCGAAACTAAGGAATGCGTAATTCTAAATAGAAGACAAGCAAGAAAACGTTTGGCATTGTTGTCTGCTTTACCAGAAAAACGCTGCCAACCAATCAAATAGCGACCAGCTGTAATGTACTCAGGCTGTCTAAACCCCAGCGCCGCTTGCTCTTCTAGCATTTTAGTTTGAGGCCGTATCAGTCCCACTGGGCAAAAAACTGTGTATACGCGATACATGTGACGTAGCAAGCTGACAGTACTGGCAGGCACTTAATGAACGTGGGCTTTAGAACACATGCTTGTAACTTTTTATTTCCACGGCTAAAAACTAAGGCACCAAGAAAGATACGTAGCTGTCGATAATTCTACTTACGCTAGATGTCTTTGACATGACACTGTGCAAAAAATATTGCAAGTGCTGAAAAACTGCCATTTAACTGAAAGTTCTCTTGTTTTGTGGATCCTAAATCTATGCCCTGACACGAACGACTGTTGCAACCAACAGAGTTGACGACTAGGCACGGCGGATAGCGCATTCGATTTGTGCCTACCAGCGGGAAAGAGCGCGGCAAGGGGCACCTTTGAAACAGCGCTCGAGCGCCGTTTGAAACGTGCCACTCGCCTCGGGGCCGACGAACAGAGGGGGGGGCACTCACCGACCGAGCTGTCGTACGCGTAGATGTACTCGGAGGTCATGAACTGGTTGATGAGCGACGTCTTGCCCACCTCTCTGGCGCCAAGGACAAGGATTCGGTAGCGGGCCAGGTCGGCCGCCTCCGCGCTGCGCGTCACCACCACCTCGGGGGGCAGTCCGGAGAGGCTGGGGCCGGCCGGCTCGAGGCAGGCAAGCGCGAACGAGGCCCGGTCCGTGCGCGCCGCCGGCTCggggctgagctgctgcagggaGCTGACCACGCGCCTGTCTCCGTCCAGCGAGGCGCACACGCAGTAGGCGTCGCCGCCTTCGCCGTCTGCTGCCGCGGGCACGGCCAGCTTGTGGCCACTGCCCGTGGAGGCGACGCTGTGCGTGCTGCGCGACTTGGAGCGGAACGAGTCACCGCGGTTCACGACGCCCTTGGAGGTGACGGCAAAGTTCCTCAGGCGCTGCACGTCGGCCGTCGGCTCGTCGCAGGGCAGCGAGCTGCTGGACGAGCCCCGCGAGTCGTTGGCGCCGTTCACCATGAGCAGGTCGCCCGGGATGCTGGCGATCCGGTCGCGGAAGTGGCGCTGCAGCGAGTGCGGCCGGCGCGTGGTGCGCATGGACTGGGACCGGCTCACACTGGCGTCCCGCAGAGGGGACGCGGTGGCCGAGGCGCAGCCGTTGCTGTGGCTGCCGTGGTACCGGTGCGGAGAGGCGCGCGGCTTCCTGCGGACGCTGTGGCTggggctgtgctgctgctggctcgAAGGGCTGCGACCAccagcggcggcgccgccacccgcCCCATCACCCGTCAGGCAGTTCTCGCTGTCCGCCGAACCCTGGCTCGAGGAAGGCCGGGCAGTGGCGCGCGTCGGCGACGCCCGGCGCGCCGCATTCTCCAGGGCCATGCCGGTCGGCCTCGGCAGCCGAGGTTGCGGGCTAGTGCCACCCACCGACAGAAGTGCAGTCCGACAACAACGACGACGCGGCAGTCGTGGTGCTCTCCGGAAGAAGCCCCGCTCTGTACAGGGCCACGCTGGCGAACACCATGCGCCGCACGGGGCAAAACAAAGCACGCGCGATAGCCACGCGAGTCGGAGAGAGAGCAGCCGCGAACGCGCGCCGAGCTCAGTGCGTGTCAGTGTGAGCCGCGTGCAGGTTCGACCGCGACTTTTATGGCCCGCGGCCCGTCACGTGGGTCGTGACGTGTCGCCCCGGCGCTCGGAGCGAGCAGTAAATCTGTCTTGGTTGGCTCCTGGGCCCCTGACGCACGCGCACACATGCGCGAGGCGCCTGAGAGCGCGAGAGGCGCGGGCTCCTCTTCCAGGAACTTTCCCTTCGCCTCGGTCCCGCGAACACCGCGCAGGTGGTTTCAAAACAGCCCGCGTTGGCCACTAGCGCGACAATCACGCGCGGCAGCTACACGGCTGGGAACAGACCGTAAACATTGGCTTCTCGGCCGATTCTCTTACGCAGTACACGTGCGTTTGCAGTGTTCCGGTGAAAAGGTTGCTTGGGAAAACAGAAGGTGACCTAAATGACTAGCCTTGGCCATCAAATGGGACAATATTTAGAGGAAAACGCGCATATTTTGCCCAATATTACTTTTAGGCAGTGcacaaaaagaaattgttttttttgtatgCTTCGTTTCAAACAATGTTATGCAAAATAGACGGGTATAGTTTAATAATTCCACTTAGAAATgacttccctaatgtctgatttAGACGGCAGAATTTATTTTTCAATTATGACGCTGTTCGTGTCAAGAGGAATGAAGATTACAGAGTCATTTATTTAAAGGTTCGGACGTCCCAAAGTGTATCCCCGTATGCCCTGCAAGTGCTAGGATTTCCGTTCTTTAATGTTTGCATTTGTGATGCAAATGCTTATTATGTAGATGAATTTTGAGagaaagagagtgagagagagaaagaaattttTGCGGCTATgcttcaaaaaaaataataacatccACACTTTGGCTTTTTTGCAATGCACTTCAGCAAGCCGCAGAGCACGCTCTACAGGGGTACAAAGAGGAAGCGATGTGCAGGAACGTCTTCAGGTGAGTTGCGCACAATCTATTCTTGCATTTGCACTGATGTGGATGTAGACGCGGCACAACTATTCCAAAGAGGCGCACAATAGAGGTTATGTCAGTATAAGAATAGTTGATGTGAATGCTTTAATCATTTCTTAAACCAATAGTAGGTGGTCATGAGGGAAGGTAAttcgcagtagctgtctcattctcgctggacacctcaaccgtgccgtaagggaggggatgaAAACGGGAGTGAAGAAGGAAGACAATAAATAGACATCGCAGTGCTGACTaccgggttaatttcgaccacccgggctactttaacatgtactgacatcgcacagtacattgcCTTGTTTTGAAGATCGCCTCACTCTAAATGCGTTTCTCAAAATGGCGTGGACCTACTGGTGCagtgagagagagggaaaaaacaaTGATAAAGAATTCATCCCGTAAACCAATGACGCTCGTAACACATGTGCCGATGAACAATTAACACAGTTAAGGCGTTacgaagttgaaaaaaaaactcaaaacgGGAAAACTCTAAATCAGTGTGTCCTCGAGGAGAGCCTTTTTTATTGCTACATTCTTGGGAGCCTCCCCTCTGCCTGATATAAATCAATGGTCTGAAAGAGAAATTGATAGAGTCTTACACACACAAAGGCGCGATAATTTTGCTTGCGGTCGCAAGCAAAAACTTGCGCATATTGTACTTCACAATAATCAAAGCGTCAAAAGAAACCCGACATGTCCCAATTTTTGCAAAGGCGACTTTTTTTCCCAATGTCTCACCGCATCCCGAAGAAAGAGCTTGAAAGCCACCGCCCTGATCTGCGCAGAATTGAGCGCGCTCTATCAACGGCCAGCATGGGAGAGCTGCCGGACGCGGGATGTTCGAAGCGCGCGTTCCTACCGTGATCGCTTTGGATTTCGTGCGCTTTGTTCAGAGCTCAAAGAGCACTTTCGCAATGTGACCATCGCAGCAAAAGTTATGCTACACGCGGCTTGCTTAGTAAATTGTGTGCATTAAATTACTAATCAAAACATTGAGCATATCTGTGGTGTTTTGAAGCTGAATAATTAATCTCAAGTGCATCTTTATGCTAGCGAGAAATATAAAATTCTCTTTGTAACCTTTGATGGGCGTAACAAACTAGTTCATTTTCATACCTGAAACCTGCACCAGTCTTCCTGAAGCCCTTACATCGCGTTAATTAGCACTATTAGAAAGCCAGTAAAAATCAAATGCTCGCGAGTCGAGGTAGCTCTAATTCATGTATATGTAATATACTgatcattaaaaaaaatactaattGGCCTCTTCTAACACTGTAAAAAGCCATAAAAGTTAAAACTTCTTTTATTAGCGGAGTAGATTTGGGGTCACATCCTTACATTCTGCCTTAAATAGTTCTTTTTTTAGTACTGTATATGTGTTCATCGTTTCACCTCACCTATCCATGTAATTTTTCATCTGTCAGCCTCTAATTTTTATCGCTCAATGAAGCGTTCTTTGTTTTGTTGAAGCCGACTAAACTTGCGAAATCAGCATTCTCGAACTTTATTGAAAAGAATAAGCACTCAGTCAGCTCAACAAAAGTATACCTGCGTACATAGCGCTCACCAGAAAGATCGGAACTTACCGGCATTTGTAGCCACCTCAGGAAAACGCCAAGCTACAAACTTAAAATCACAAATTCTAATTCTCGCACAATGCTGTGCTGCAGGTTCATGCTGATGTATATAGCTAATTGTACTCAGCACGCTAAATTAAATGTGCAGTGTTTTTCTTGGTCGTACCTGTGCCCTATACGTGAGTcgagacatttatttatttatttatttatttatttattatttatttatttatttatttatttatttatttatttggttgaTTTGTTGATTAGACACCTTGTTATTTCTTTTCACTAGACTTTATAAGTGTATATGCATCCTTTTGACTACCTTTGGTCCTTATctaaacaaagaaaggaagacgtttttctttcatttctaacACACGCTAAATACTTCCACCCTGGAAGCATTGTAAAGGAAGTCCTTTCTACTGATTTCAGCCCCGCAGCGAAATCACGGATAACATTTCGACGAGCACAAAAGACCTGTTTCAAAATGCTCCGTCGAGAGCAGATTCTTTAGAAACGCAAATCGCGCATTGCTGCTGTAGCGCGCCTCACTGCGGCGTTTATCGCTTTTGAGCAGCGCCTACCACGAGCGTCTCTGTTTTCCTCCAGAATTCGCTTTTGCTCCCTATTAGTGAGTTGGCACATCGCAGAAAGTCTCAATGTGGCTTCATTAACGCGGCTGTATACCGAGGACTGAAGAATGAATGGTATTTGCAGTGGTTGTTTAAAAGCAAAGATGTAGTAAGATGAGCCAGATTTTTTGCTCAAGAGGAACATTTTTGCCACGCAGTAAGCTCATTTAGGCAACCGTGTTCCAGCCGCCATTTACGATCGCCTCACTTCGAATAATTACGACGATGTACGCCACATTGCTTCACAAATATAATGTCGTCTCTTCACCATGAACTTCGCAACTAACGATCGTCGAGAAAAATTACGCAATGGGTGTAGCTGAGACAAGTACGTGTGGTTTAGTCAGCAATTAATTTTCCCACTTGGAATGTTGAGAACCGACACCTTTTGCCTGAGCCAAAACTTTGTGCGACATGTGAGAGCGGGCAGCAGATTCATTCCACACAAGACGCGGTAAACCACTTCTCCGTTTTAGCAATGGGGTTGTGTTTTCTCCTTCGCATTCGGTGTGCGACAGTAAAGGGGCGCAGGCACTGGAACCAAAGGGCTTTCATGAGACTCAGGATGCGTATAGCCCATCCAGTGAAACCAAGGGGAGGACATCCTTATTGGCCCCGTGCTCCCTTTCCTACTTTGCTCTTGGGCACGGCGTGCAAACACTTTGCCAGCGGTCAGTTTGCGGTGGGAGTGTAAAAGCTCGTTTGCAGCGACGACCTGCCGCCGCGGCATTGAGCTCTGAAAGAGAAAGGGTAAACATCGTCCGAATGTTGGTCTCTACCACCTGAAAAGAAGGTGAAGAAACGCAACACGTCGCCGCGAGAACCGTCTTTCTCATCGGCGTGATCACTTCATTAGAGCGCTTTCCGGAAAGTTCTTTTGAGTAAACAAGTAAAAAGAACTCCGTGGACTGTGCAAACCACCTCTCGCGGAAGCAAATAAAACTAAAGCCCCACCGAGAATATTGCGCGTCAAGGTAGCAGCATAACATACACAAAGTCAAATGGAAAAACGAACACTCTGTAGAAGGCGCCAGCTGTAAAACGTCAGCCAAAAAAGGATAAGGTAACCCAGTGTGAAAATAATGAAGATAAATATAGGCTTGTCCAGCAGGAGTCGTTGATTTGAAAACAAAACCCCTTCAGCGTGCACAAAAGGCTGGATGGCAGGGGCATTTCAAATGGCGATTAAGCGAGGGAGCGAAACAACCTAAAAAGAGCGCTGAAGTGGGCAGTTCCCAGGGTTCTTAATTTTCTTATTTGCTTTGAGAGCGTCTCGTCCGTCATCTTCCAGTCGACCTGGCTGATTCGCGCTACCTTTTCTTCCAAATTATGTAACAGCTGTTGCAACACCCAACTTCGCTGCTCCCCTCAGCCCGGACGCCAAAGCTGTCGAAAGTACCGAGCACCGAATATGAACAAAAACGAAACAAACGAAACAAACCATGCAGCGTAGGGCATGACTGAGAGTGTCACAGTTTCCTGAATGCGGGGAAGAAAAAAATCGCTGGAGATTCCTTTGTCTGCCCTAGCTTTAAGTGTCAACCTAATGCACTTTCTTGAAACCTTTGGGATATTTTTCGCGTGTGCACGCACGATAATTACGTAGTACGTTCGTACGATGCAGTAGCCTAGTCTCATCAGCCAACTTTTCTCCCTGTCGGACGTTGCAAATGAATTTGCACTCAAGCTCTTGCGGCCGAAATAAAACCGGGAACGTCTGGTATGTGAGGGTTCGCAAAAGAAGCAGAGCGAAGCTCGAACGGTGTGCAGGAAGAGAAACTAGAATAGAATTTACTAAGTTTTTATTCTTTGATGAAGCACACCGTTTCATCCAACCTCCGGAGAAAATGCCAAgacaacagtaaaaaaaattggaggggtaTGGCTAAAGGGTATGACTCGATAGCGTCATGGGTTTATATGGgtccacatatgcggaattcgtcattctcgtcttcacactcatagatccctgggaatcaccataccactcctggcggaggggtgcagcggttaaaggatgcgccactgccctgcgttggcaggtgctgccacaggtggggcttgtgcgacgcagattgctcttcccgaccgaccagtcattaatttaactgccactttccACTGCAACCAGTTTTTTTCACAatccggttggcaggttgtgatgacgccacaaggtcacgttagGTATATAGGGGTCACCTAGGTGCTCCTATGGAAATTTTTtgttcacaacgccgacgacgacgacgccggattttcagcACAACGGTAGCCTATAATGCTGTCGGATTAATAACCTAGCGGTTACATCCAAGACCTACTGGACTAGAGACCTGCATACTTGtcggggtcctatgggactgcgtgcgccaactttcgttaactttttggccgtggAGGGCGCTTGGTTGACCTCTTTgtttgtcatgatcatcatcatcgtctgcttttaACAAATGATTTCACTCCTCTCAccgcctccctgtgcatttgtccagtcttattattttgaaacctagtaatgaacgatgcaaatatggGATTTCTTTAAATCCTTgcggtgaatattctgtttgcgcgcatgcaCGCGTGAGACTTTATGTcatctttgctaaggcaatggatgaatgagtAATACTCTAAACGTAGACAActgacaaaactattacatccttgaagtaaaataaccgacgCCATATTGCTCAccaggttaattgtagcgccacaCCACCTGTAGCTGCCCTTctctagcggcaaaaggcatgaactagaaggtgcgcgctggatcagtgccaagtgtgcaggtctctagttcagcaGGTGTTGGTTACATCCTTTAAGGATTCTGTCTCGGACGTATTGTCCTGTTGTTATATACTTCGTAAACTTCGTGTGTGACGTCAGGAGGTGATATATAAAAGAAGTAAGTCTGGCGCCGGCTGTGAAAGAGGAAGAAAATGAGGAGATGGGGAGCAGCgcgaaacctaaaaaaaaaagaattgtgatGGTTACTTTATGAGGCCCTTGGTTTTCTCGTGAAAACTGGTCCACAGTTGGTTTTGTTGTGCACGAATACGGTAGGGCAGCAATGTTCGCACAGTGAGCGCTTGCTTTTGAAGCACCCATTATTCGAACGTTAAACAGCGCAGTTTTACTATGGAGGATATAAGTTATATGAATGAACGAAATTTGCTCAAACCGATTTTGTCATCACTGACTGTTGTGTAAAGGGACGTTAATGCCAGCAATTTATTAGTCTAATATGAAAGATGTGTAGCTATTCTCACACTTGTTCACATTCTACAAGATTGGAGTACAATACTATGCTTCAGTAGTCGACTCGCGTGGAGTCGAGGGTATTTCACAGGGGCTTCTTGGCACTGCGAGGAACTCTATAGTACAATGAATGCAGAAAATAATGAGAGATTCCGAGTGGTTGTCAAATTATGAACGAAGCACATCGATTTAAAATGCGTCCGGTTGCGAGAGTGACCTCACACTCGCAAGTTACTCGCTCCAAAACCCGGAGTGTAATTACGGCGCGCCAGAGACGGAACGCTAGTTGAAGAAAACGACTGGCGACCGAAGCGCCATGCTGGTAGTGGTAGTCCATAGGCAGCTCCAGGACATTTCTCAGTGCCCAGCCGTCGTTTAGCTGACCAGTTTATAGACAGAAGCGAGCGCCATTCGAACTCCTGCTTCAACGAAGGACGCGAGCTCCAGAGGCAAAGTCCTTGTCACCTGGCAATCACCGTGCCCCAACAACAAGGCCGCCGGCAACGCCACTACCTGCCGCGAGAGGATGCGGCACCCGGCCACGCGTGTGCAGGTTCCCCTAAACGTCAGACGGCTTGTGGGCATTTTAAGACAAACTCTTTCACCCTTTACAAACTCTGTCAGTAAAAGAGCGCGTATTTTCGTGTCGCGCATCTCGCTGCGTTCGGTCTCGTTTCTTCTCTCATTTTAGCGCACCAAAAAGAGTGTTCATTGCACTCTTGTTCGACAAGCCGGCATAGTGAGCTGTATCAGCGAGAATGCCTTGTTtttatttcgaaaaaaaatgagagatTCTTCATCTCGTACCGAAGGTTTCAAGCGATCATTCTTTCCTTGTAGATTCAGCGAATGGAACGGACTTCAAGCCGAGACTGCAGAATTTTCAGCAACGACATCATTCTTAGATCAACTTAA comes from the Amblyomma americanum isolate KBUSLIRL-KWMA chromosome 1, ASM5285725v1, whole genome shotgun sequence genome and includes:
- the LOC144113431 gene encoding uncharacterized protein LOC144113431, whose translation is MALENAARRASPTRATARPSSSQGSADSENCLTGDGAGGGAAAGGRSPSSQQQHSPSHSVRRKPRASPHRYHGSHSNGCASATASPLRDASVSRSQSMRTTRRPHSLQRHFRDRIASIPGDLLMVNGANDSRGSSSSSLPCDEPTADVQRLRNFAVTSKGVVNRGDSFRSKSRSTHSVASTGSGHKLAVPAAADGEGGDAYCVCASLDGDRRVVSSLQQLSPEPAARTDRASFALACLEPAGPSLSGLPPEVVVTRSAEAADLARYRILVLGAREVGKTSLINQFMTSEYIYAYDSSVDEENEKSVMVVLNGEESELIFIEHAHQDELLQHTRNPCQALRTPPTLFNPAAMYRPDAYLVVYNVCSRSSLKIAKEYLSLIHRWDNVDHKAVIMVGNKTDLVRHRTVTTDDGRCLATNERVKFIETSACINHHVDELLAGLLHQIRLKNQISYKESCKRDSVRMRGRNSTCTSSFSGCKAKVFLKRFLRKACSRSRSCDDLHVL